The Anastrepha ludens isolate Willacy chromosome 2, idAnaLude1.1, whole genome shotgun sequence genome contains a region encoding:
- the LOC128859673 gene encoding uncharacterized protein LOC128859673, giving the protein METSIKDSFLEDNRDYKEIKPSKEVTTIGGFQEIDEVEDEVWLLQCPKGFDIKSELEDQRLKIPGRTNFNSSEAVAVEYDLPELRAFGYCNRKGRYSLRLLPVKGNILLRGRLKATEAVTLENAEALYPPQGRVPLPDMIKVRHPLHGHQFDKSLRVDRAIAERLKKADEISAKVLYEAIMNRKNAKSRNLGLSKQKQKTNTVTAVQKSNVVCIDSTDDDEAEFDRESKEKKSERKRKPSDGSLIHQESEIQSTNEESVKKRKKHSKSDLGEEISKDLQWLQNL; this is encoded by the coding sequence ATGGAAACAAGCATTAAAGACAGTTTCCTAGAAGACAACAGGGATTACAAAGAAATCAAACCCAGTAAAGAAGTGACCACAATCGGCGGATTTCAAGAGATTGATGAAGTCGAGGATGAAGTTTGGTTGCTGCAGTGCCCTAAAGGATTTGATATTAAATCGGAATTGGAGGATCAGAGATTAAAGATCCCCGGGCGGACCAATTTCAATTCGTCTGAAGCTGTAGCAGTTGAATATGACTTGCCAGAATTACGTGCATTCGGCTATTGCAATCGTAAAGGTCGTTATTCGCTGCGTTTATTACCAGTAAAAGGAAACATTTTACTGCGTGGACGTCTGAAGGCTACTGAAGCAGTGACATTAGAAAATGCAGAAGCTTTATATCCACCGCAAGGGCGTGTACCTTTGCCCGATATGATCAAAGTTCGTCATCCTTTACATGGCCATCAATTTGATAAAAGCTTACGCGTAGACAGGGCAATAGCGGAACGACTTAAAAAGGCGGACGAAATATCAGCGAAAGTACTCTATGAAGCAATTATGAATCGGAAAAATGCGAAAAGTCGGAATCTTGGGTTATCCAAGcagaagcaaaaaacaaatacagtAACGGCTGTCCAAAAAAGCAATGTTGTGTGTATTGATAGTACTGATGATGATGAGGCAGAATTCGATAGAGagtccaaagaaaagaaaagtgaaAGGAAACGAAAGCCTTCCGATGGTTCCCTTATTCATCAAGAAAGCGAAATACAATCCACAAACGAAGAGAGTGtcaagaaaaggaaaaaacacAGTAAATCTGATTTGGGTgaagaaatttcaaaagacTTACAGTGGcttcaaaatttgtaa